One window of the Cotesia glomerata isolate CgM1 linkage group LG10, MPM_Cglom_v2.3, whole genome shotgun sequence genome contains the following:
- the LOC123273359 gene encoding uncharacterized protein LOC123273359 produces the protein MYNLIKKHDRDDYKELLELVLIFLGGTPKNGIKFRAPGPNHHERWMAKALYALKIFIFKKQFKVNATEVNGLRYVCLFLVNFYTVSWFNAPFAIKSSYQDLNLIKNLYEFRSVHKKMSEAATVTFSRHLWYLSEELVGLALFDDRVSLHAKRQTVTAIKTRESNASNSKKFIVKDYQLPYQFMDKDPELWAFDQDYLHCKSVFSDLKVVNDLAERGVALIQDFNNCLTRNEEQKQYLLQVVEEHRKKFPYVTKNKIVATYSKKSKKI, from the exons ATGTATAATTTGAtc AAAAAGCATGACAGAGATGATTATAAAGAGCTTTTGGAATTAGTGTTAATATTCTTAGGTGGTACTCCGAAAAACGGGATCAAATTTAGAGCTCCAGGACCAAATCATCATGAAAGATGGATGGCTAAGGCTCTATATGCtttaaaaatcttcatttttaaaaaacagttTAAAGTCAATGCAACTGAAGTAAATGGACTGAGATATGTCTGCTTATTTCTAGTTAATTTCTACACGGTTTCATGGTTCAATGCACCTTTTGCGATAAAGTCATCCTATCAAGATTTGAATCTGATCAAAAATCTTTATGAATTCCGTTCtgtccataaaaaaatgtctgaAGCAGCAACGGTGACATTTTCAAGACACTTATGGTACTTGTCAGAAGAGTTGGTCGGGTTAGCTTTGTTTGATGACAGAGTTTCCTTACATGCTAAGAGACAAACCGTAACTGCAATAAAAACGCGAGAAAGTAATGCTtcgaattcaaaaaaatttatcgtcaAAGAC TATCAATTACCGTATCAATTTATGGACAAGGATCCAGAGCTCTGGGcatttgatcaagattatcTACATTGCAAATCTGTGTTTTCAGACTTAAAAGTTGTCAACGATCTTGCTGAAAGAGGTGTTGCATTAATCCAGGACTTCAACAACTGCTTAACGAGAAATGaagaacaaaaacaatatttattgcaaGTTGTCGAagaacacagaaaaaaatttccttacgttaccaaaaataaaattgtagctACTTATTcaaagaaatcaaaaaaaatttaa
- the LOC123273360 gene encoding uncharacterized protein LOC123273360, with amino-acid sequence MNKEIGMKLSQQSSLNSFCSSISNSSELKRTCSDFEDTMPAPKKNKIDILTSELVLALDRTKTSNRNAMYIISAVIQSLGLEIDKYNLSYSTIRNARISKREEIVETIKEEEIFDDSLVVHWDGKMLPAGNGQPKAERLSIHVTGINTDKNLKTPILSDGTGESQASAIFETLIEWDLCDNVKAMCFDTTSSNTGCFNGACALLEDKIGRDLLYLACRHHTSESTDSVESGAKSRSNGTPDYRYMELYIAGGPG; translated from the exons ATGAATAAGGAAATTG GAATGAAATTATCCCAACAGTCGTCCTTAAATAGTTTCTGTAGTTCCATATCAAATTCCAGTGAATTGAAGCGAACTTGTTCAGACTTTGAAGATACAATGCCAGCgcctaagaaaaataaaattgatattctgaCTTCGGAATTAGTATTAGCACTAGATAGAACTAAAACTAGTAACAGAAATGCGATGTACATCATTTCTGCTGTTATTCAAAGTTTAGGACTTgagattgataaatataatttaagttaCTCCACTATTCGCAATGCGCGTATTTcaaaaagagaagaaattGTCGAAACGAtcaaagaagaagaaatttttgacGACTCTCTCGTAGTGCACTGGGATGGAAAGATGCTTCCTGCGGGAAATGGTCAACCAAAAGCAGAACGATTATCAATACACGTCACCGGAATaaatactgataaaaatttaaaaactccgaTTCTCTCTGATGGCACAGGTGAAAGCCAAGCTTCAGCCATTTTTGAAACGCTGATAGAGTGGGATCTTTGCGATAATGTTAAAGCAATGTGCTTTGATACAACTAGTTCAAATACCG GTTGTTTTAATGGCGCATGTGCATTATTAGAAGATAAAATTGGCCGTGACTTATTATATCTTGCTTGTCGCCATCATACTTCtgaatccacagattcggtagaatctggcgccaagtccCGTTCAAACGGaacgccagactaccga TATATGGAACTTTATATTGCTGGAGGGCCtggctaa